A region of the Vibrio sp. YMD68 genome:
TGTTTCCTACGATACCTCTCGTCACTTTATTGAGTTCGACGTCTTGATTCGCCAACTTGATGCGATGGCTTCAGCGAAAATGAACGTGTTCCATTGGCACTTCTGGGATGATCAAGGTATTCGTATCCAAACTGATTCTTGGACACGTTTATGGTCTGAAAGCTCAGATGGTAATTATTACACGAAAGATCAGGTTCGTTACCTAGTAGAATATGCTCGCAACTTAGGTATTCGTGTGATTCCAGAGGTGTCATTACCAGGGCACTCTTCTGCGGTAGCGCATGCTTATCCACATCTAATGTCGGGAGGTGAAGGCCAGTCTTATGAACAAGAGCGCGAGTGGGGGGTATTTGAACCGTTAATGGATCCACTAAACCCTGAGCTGTATGAAATGCTGGGTGACGTCTTTGACGAAGTTGTTGCTCTCTTCCCAGATGAGTACTTCCACATTGGTGGTGATGAGCCAAACTACTCTCAGTGGATCAACAGTGAGAAGCATCAAGCCTTTATCGCTGAGAATAACATTGACGGCGAACGTGGTCTGCAATCTTACCTCAACATCAAAGTTGAGCAGATGCTAGAAGAACGCGGCAAAAAGATGACAGGTTGGGACGAAATCTGGCACAAAGATCTGCCAACATCGATTGTTATTCAAAGCTGGCAGGGACACGATAGTATTGGCCGTGCAGCGAAAGAAGGTTACCAAGGTATTCTATCGACAGGTTACTACCTAGATCAGCCGCAACCAACTAGCTACCACTACCGTAACGATCCTATTCCAAAAGGGATCACCGTCGATGATTCCCTTCATGCTGGTGAGAGTTTTGTTAGCTACCAGTGGGAAAAGCCGCGTACTAAAGGTGGTCTATGTAAGGGACTACTTACTATCATCGAAGCGAAAAATGGCACGCCTCGCGCATTCGTTGATTACAACGGCAAATCACGTGAAGAGGTGTTCATCAAAGAGTACCAGGCGGGCAAGTCTCTAGTCGCTTATTTTGATAACTTCATGTCATATACAGAGTTTAATTTAAACTTAGATCAAAACGGATTTAGCGAAGGTAGTTACCAGCTTATTGGTAATGTTCGTTGGCCAACAACAGCGGAAATCGTTGCAAGCAGCAAAATGGAAGGCAGCGTGATCCCTGAGCCAAATGGCGGCTATCCAGCCGAGCTTACTGAGAAAGAGAAAGAGCTTATTCTTGGTGGCGAAATTACCCTGTGGTTAGAGAACAAAGACACTCATACCGTTGAAGGCTATTTATGGCCACGCAGCTACGCAATCGCTGAGCGCTTATGGTCTGATGCATCTTTGACGGACGAAGAGAGCATGTATCAACGTATGGCTGTAATGGACACATGGTCTGAAGTGTCAGTAGGCTTACGTCATCATGCGAATGCGGATATGCTGCTTAAGCGTCTAGCGAAAGGTCAAAATATCCAATCGTTGCAAGTGTTGGCTAAATACATTGAACCTGCACAATACTACGCACGTAACTGGGAGAAGTGGATTTCGACTGAGAATCACGGTGATCTGTACAACCAACATGAGCGTTTGAATCGCTTTGTGGATGCATTAGTCGTAGAAAGTTACGCAGTGTATGAAATGGAAAGATGGGTTAGCGATTTTGCATCAGGTAACAGCGCTGCGTTAGTTGAATTAGAAACTCACTACCAAAATGTACGTAAAGCTGCAGTGGCTTCTCAGCCAATCTTTGCCGACCATATCGCCTCAGTTGATAGTGTGATCATCGCTGAAAAAGCAGAGTTAGTGGCTGATCTTGGTTTGACTTTGATTGAGAAGGCGAAGAAAGGTGAAACGATCCGCAGTGAAGACGCTCAAGCTTACTTAGCGGTGATCAGTGAGTCTGCAAAAATCTACGATGAAGCGATTGTAGCGATTGTTCGCCCAACGGAAGCGCTAGTGCGTCACCTGACTAAATAGTCACAATTCTAAGTAAAAAAGCCGCTAGAGCTTGAAACGGGTTCTGGCGGCAAATCAACGAGAAGTACAGCTCACAAACTAAGAGTTTAAAACTAGGGTTGTTTTAAACACTAGGTCGTGAGCTTTTTATTATTGTAGTTGTGGAGCTTAATTCGTTGGCTCTCAATAAGCCGTTCTATGCTTCAGGGTAGGTTTTGTAGCGAACACCCATCATCTGTTCCATACAGTGAACTACTTGGCAACTGTAGCCAAATTCGTTGTCATACCAAATGTAAACCACACAGCGATTGTCTTGAGCGATAGTTGCCACTCCATCAACAATCCCAGCATGGCGAGAGCCAACGATATCGCTAGATACCACTTCTGTTGAGTCTGTGTAATCAATCTGTGCAGACAGTGAAGAGGTTAATGCCATTTCACGAAGGTACGTATTGAGCTCTTCTTTTGTCGTGTTCGATTCTAGATTCAAATTGGCAATGGCCATTGAAACATTCGGTGTTGGAACACGAATGGCGTTACCGGTTAATTTACCCGTCAGCTCTGGCAATGCCTTCGATACCGCTTTAGCAGCGCCGGTCGAGGTTAGCACCATATTCAATGACGCACTGCGACCACGACGATCACCAGAATGGAAGTTATCAAT
Encoded here:
- a CDS encoding family 20 glycosylhydrolase, producing the protein MAPNTDLNLMPYPQTVELKKGQVTVDSEFKVFIKGFNSDRVAYTAKRFIDRLERQTGVPTLNWQAENEKEANLVIDINRAPKTDVQNIESDESYRITTRGDQIVLSSESPYGAIRGIETILQLVQSTSTGYHIPAVTIVDEPRFQWRGVSYDTSRHFIEFDVLIRQLDAMASAKMNVFHWHFWDDQGIRIQTDSWTRLWSESSDGNYYTKDQVRYLVEYARNLGIRVIPEVSLPGHSSAVAHAYPHLMSGGEGQSYEQEREWGVFEPLMDPLNPELYEMLGDVFDEVVALFPDEYFHIGGDEPNYSQWINSEKHQAFIAENNIDGERGLQSYLNIKVEQMLEERGKKMTGWDEIWHKDLPTSIVIQSWQGHDSIGRAAKEGYQGILSTGYYLDQPQPTSYHYRNDPIPKGITVDDSLHAGESFVSYQWEKPRTKGGLCKGLLTIIEAKNGTPRAFVDYNGKSREEVFIKEYQAGKSLVAYFDNFMSYTEFNLNLDQNGFSEGSYQLIGNVRWPTTAEIVASSKMEGSVIPEPNGGYPAELTEKEKELILGGEITLWLENKDTHTVEGYLWPRSYAIAERLWSDASLTDEESMYQRMAVMDTWSEVSVGLRHHANADMLLKRLAKGQNIQSLQVLAKYIEPAQYYARNWEKWISTENHGDLYNQHERLNRFVDALVVESYAVYEMERWVSDFASGNSAALVELETHYQNVRKAAVASQPIFADHIASVDSVIIAEKAELVADLGLTLIEKAKKGETIRSEDAQAYLAVISESAKIYDEAIVAIVRPTEALVRHLTK